Genomic DNA from Elusimicrobiota bacterium:
CCCAACGCGTGTGCCCAACCCCCGCGTGACCGGAAAGGGGGGATTTTTTGAGATGGGTTTCCAGATTAACTAATTTCCCGACACTCCGCCGAATGTCCAACCCCTTACCGTTCAGAACCACCATTCCGGCCGAATCGTAACCACGGTATTCCAGGCGCCGCAATCCGTCCAAAAGGACATCGGCCGCTTCTTCTTTCCCGATGTATCCAACAATTCCACACATGGTTAGGTCCTCCTCTCCACACCCGCCACCAACGTTTTCATTTCCCGCACGGCCGATTCAAGACCAACAAACAACGACCGAGCAATAATTGAGAAACCAATATTGAGTTCGTTCATATGATCCAGCGTGGCAATCGGAAGAACATTTTGGTAGTCCAATCCATGCCCCGCGTTTAAAACCAGTCCCAAGCGGTGTGCCAGAAGACCGGCTTCCTCAACCTTCTTCAGCGCCGTGCCCCGCGCCTCAGCCGGAGCGTCCGCGTAGGTCCCCGTGTGAATCTCCACCATATGCGCTCCCGCGTCTTTGGCTGCGGTCACCTGGTCCAAGTCAGGACCAATAAAAAGACTCACTTTGATTCCCTTGGATGAAATTTTTTGGCAAACGCCCCGCACACGGGCCATTTGGTTCATCACGTCCAGCCCCCCTTCCGTGGTCAATTCTTGGCGCCGTTCCGGGACAAGACATACACTGAAAGGACGTAAGACACTCGCAATCCGAACCATTTCTTCCGTGGCCGCCATTTCAAGATTGAGCCGAAGGCCCTGGATCTTGGATAAACGCGAGACATCCATATCTTGAATGTGGCGACGGTCTTCACGCAAATGAACGGTGATGGAGTCGGCCCCTGAGGCCAACGCCACTTGGGCGGCCGCCACCACATCGGGCACCGTGGATCGACGGGCTTGACGAACGGTGGCCACATGGTCAATGTTAACGCCAAGAAGAGTCATCGGATTTACCGAAAAAAGAAAACCAACATCAAATTTATATCACACACTGAAATTTCACGCCCCAACGCAGTTTCACGGTCAAGCCGCGCGAACCAGACGGGCCAACGCTTCCGCGTGGGATTCAATGGCGCCCCGGTCAGGACCTTCAATCATAATCCGCAGAAGGGGTTCGGTCCCCGAATAGCGGACCAGGGTGCGCCCGGTGTCCCCCAGAAGAGTGTTCACCTCCGCCAAAGCCCGGGAAAAACCTGGGATCTTTTCCAACGGGGTACGCTCGCGAACGGGAACGTTCAATAAGACCTGGGGGTAGTGGACCGCCAACGAGGTCAACGAGGAGAAACTTCTCCCTGTTTCAACCAAAAGCGCGGCCACCTGCAAGGCGGTGAGGATCCCGTCTCCCGTCGGGAGGAAATCCCGAAAGATCACATGCCCGGACGGTTCCCCTCCCAACGCCGCCCCTGTTTTACGCATTCCCTGCCACACATATTTGTCTCCCACCGCCGTCACTTCCCTTTGAAACCCCAGGGCGTCCAACGCCCGATGAAGACCCAGATTGCTCATCACCGTCACGACCACGGAATTGTTCGTTAATCGACCGCGTACCTTCAAGTGACGGGCCGCGGCCAAAAGAACAGCGTCCCCATCGCGCGGATGGCCCGCTTCATCCACAAAGATCGCTCGGTCCCCATCCCCATCGAAAGCCACCCCCAACCGCGCGCCTGTCCGGCGAACGGCCTGGGCCAACGCCTGGGGGTGAAGAGCCCCGCATTGGCGATTGATATTTCGGCCATTGGGTGACGCGGAGAGCACCGTGACCTGCGCCCCCATCTGACGAAAAAGGTCCGGAGCGACCGTACTGGTCGCCCCTTGGGCACAATCCAAAACAAGGGGAACCCCGCGCAAGGATACACCCGCGGGCCAGCATTTCTTTAAAAACCGAATGTATCGATTTCGCGCTTGAAGAAACGGTTTCACACGCAACCGGAGAGGTGGGAGCGGTTCTTTCGAGAGGGCGCGGCGTTCAATCGCCTCCTCCCAGTCTTCTTCAAGTTTGTGGCCCCCAGGCCCGAAAAACTTGACCCCATTGTGGGCCGCCGGATTGTGTGAGGCGGAAATCACCGCGCCCGCAACCACGGGCAACGAAGGGATAAGTGCGGCCACCGCCGGGGTGGGCAGCACACCCCCATCCAAAACTGAAAATCCCGCCGCGCCCAGTCCTTCCGCTAAGGCCCTCAGCAACACCGGCCCGGACGATCGGGGATCGCGAACAATAAACAATCTCTTGGGGCGACGAGGTTCCCGTTCCGCTAAAACGGTACCCGCCGCCCATCCCAATCGACGGACAAATTGTTCCGTCAACGGATAACGGCCCGCCACTCCGCGCACGCCATCTGTTCCAAATAATTTTCCCATCAGATCATATTCTCCTCAAGCGCACCCAGAATCCCCCCCCTAAATCGAGGAGAAGAATCCGGGCAAAATTTTCAGGCTGCCGTTACCGCTGTTGACCCGCTTCGGGAACCGTCGACACCGGAAATCGTTCCCGGGGGTTTAGATGCAAGCTCATCCACAGGAGCACGGCCAAAAGAACAGCCATACATTTCAATTCCCAATTCTTTTTCCAGCCCCTCACAGGTCTCCCTCCCGCGTCCGACGGTTGCGGAGGCCTTTTTCTCCGATCGACTTGTAAAACTCCATCAACCGTCGTTGCAACTCGTCCAGTGGGACATCCCGATCCAGGTGTCCATGGCGCACCATCGAGACCGTCCCTGTTTCTTCACTTAAGACAATCACAATGGCGTCGGAAATCTCACTCAAGCCCAGGGCCGCCCGGTGACGGGTCCCCATCACGCGGGACAGTTCTGTGTCATTCGAGAGAGGCAACACACACCCAGCGGCCACCACCCGATCTTCCCGCAAGATGGCGGCTCCATCATGGAGCGGAGTGTGCGGAAAAAAAAGGGTCGACAATAGTTCCCGGGAAACTTGCCCGTTAATGACGGTCCCTGTTCCAATGAAATTCCGGAGTCCGGTTTCCTGTTCCAAGACGATCAACATCCCCACACGCCCCGCGGCGCCTTCACGCAAAGCGGCAATAATTTCATCAATGAACCCCAGTTCCTGTGGAATCAAAGAACGGCCCAATCGATGACTCCCGAGATGGGCCAAAAGGGCCCGGAGTTCCGGTTGAAATACCACCGCAAAAACAACCGCCCACGCAATCCAAAAGGTTCGTAACAACCAGCCCAAGGTGGGCAACCCAAGCAAACGATCCGCCACAACCGTCGCCACAGCAAGAACAACAAATCCGCGTAGAACTTGGACGGCACGGGTTCCCTGAATTAAAAGAAGAACGTGGTAAATAAGAATCGACACCAAAACCACGTCCACCACGTGGAGAAAGGGGCCCTGCCAGAATCGGAAAAAGAAGGCACTCATGGAGCCAGGAGCCCGGAGAGGGAACCCGCACAACCCCTCCCGAGGACCGCGTTCCTCCTCATGACTTATTTGATGTACAGGTTATCGATCAACCGGGTATGTCCAACCCACACCGCCGCCGCCACCAGGAACGGTCCTGATTTTTTTAGGGACGGCACCAATGTTTCCGGATCCACAATTTCAAGGTATTGGATTCGTATCCCAGAATGGCCCCGCAACACCGCCCGAGCGGCGCGGAGGGCCTCCACTTTATTCCGACGAGATTTTAACACTTGCCCCGCCGCCCGTAAAGCACGACTCAACAGGGGGGCCACCGCGCGATCCCCAAGAGAGAGAAAAGCGTTCCGGCTGGAAAGGGCCAGCCCTCCAAACTCCCGAACGGTTGGGCAGGCAACGACTTTGACCGGCAGATCCAGATCCTTCACCATCCGTTGGATCACCCGCAACTGCTGAAAATCTTTTTTTCCAAAATAGGCCCGGTCGGGTTGGACTTGGTTCAAAAGTTTAAGCACCACCGTGGCCACGCCTCGGAAATGGCCTGGCCGGACAAGCCCACACAGGGGCTTGGAGAGTTCTTCCACAGTCACCCAGGTTTGAAAATCCGGCGGATACATTCCCTGGGGCGAGGGGGTGAACAGGAGGGCGACCGATTCACGCCGACAGAGATCGGCGTCCCGGGCAAAAGGGCGAGGGTAGCGGGTCAAATCCTCCTGGGGTCCAAACTGGGTGGGATTAACAAAGAGGGAAACCACCACGAAATCATTTTCCCTCTTCGCCCGTCGGATGAGAGACAAATGCCCTTCATGCAACGCCCCCATGGTCGGGACCAAACCCACCGACCGCCCACGTCGCCGCCACGCCAAGACGATTTTTCGCAGGACAGCGGAGGAACGAATTGTTTTCATGGGCGTGATCGATGAAACGCCCGATCAAAAAAGGCAAGGATCCGATCTTGATACTCCCGTCCCCCCACTTCGGCCAATTCCCCATGA
This window encodes:
- a CDS encoding pantoate--beta-alanine ligase, producing the protein MKTIRSSAVLRKIVLAWRRRGRSVGLVPTMGALHEGHLSLIRRAKRENDFVVVSLFVNPTQFGPQEDLTRYPRPFARDADLCRRESVALLFTPSPQGMYPPDFQTWVTVEELSKPLCGLVRPGHFRGVATVVLKLLNQVQPDRAYFGKKDFQQLRVIQRMVKDLDLPVKVVACPTVREFGGLALSSRNAFLSLGDRAVAPLLSRALRAAGQVLKSRRNKVEALRAARAVLRGHSGIRIQYLEIVDPETLVPSLKKSGPFLVAAAVWVGHTRLIDNLYIK
- a CDS encoding TIGR00159 family protein → MSAFFFRFWQGPFLHVVDVVLVSILIYHVLLLIQGTRAVQVLRGFVVLAVATVVADRLLGLPTLGWLLRTFWIAWAVVFAVVFQPELRALLAHLGSHRLGRSLIPQELGFIDEIIAALREGAAGRVGMLIVLEQETGLRNFIGTGTVINGQVSRELLSTLFFPHTPLHDGAAILREDRVVAAGCVLPLSNDTELSRVMGTRHRAALGLSEISDAIVIVLSEETGTVSMVRHGHLDRDVPLDELQRRLMEFYKSIGEKGLRNRRTREGDL
- a CDS encoding pyridoxine 5'-phosphate synthase; translation: MTLLGVNIDHVATVRQARRSTVPDVVAAAQVALASGADSITVHLREDRRHIQDMDVSRLSKIQGLRLNLEMAATEEMVRIASVLRPFSVCLVPERRQELTTEGGLDVMNQMARVRGVCQKISSKGIKVSLFIGPDLDQVTAAKDAGAHMVEIHTGTYADAPAEARGTALKKVEEAGLLAHRLGLVLNAGHGLDYQNVLPIATLDHMNELNIGFSIIARSLFVGLESAVREMKTLVAGVERRT
- the glmM gene encoding phosphoglucosamine mutase; this encodes MGKLFGTDGVRGVAGRYPLTEQFVRRLGWAAGTVLAEREPRRPKRLFIVRDPRSSGPVLLRALAEGLGAAGFSVLDGGVLPTPAVAALIPSLPVVAGAVISASHNPAAHNGVKFFGPGGHKLEEDWEEAIERRALSKEPLPPLRLRVKPFLQARNRYIRFLKKCWPAGVSLRGVPLVLDCAQGATSTVAPDLFRQMGAQVTVLSASPNGRNINRQCGALHPQALAQAVRRTGARLGVAFDGDGDRAIFVDEAGHPRDGDAVLLAAARHLKVRGRLTNNSVVVTVMSNLGLHRALDALGFQREVTAVGDKYVWQGMRKTGAALGGEPSGHVIFRDFLPTGDGILTALQVAALLVETGRSFSSLTSLAVHYPQVLLNVPVRERTPLEKIPGFSRALAEVNTLLGDTGRTLVRYSGTEPLLRIMIEGPDRGAIESHAEALARLVRAA